The nucleotide window TCGGAACTTGTTCAGATTTCAGGTCTGTCGCATGGGACCGATGTTTGGCTCGGGAATGCTCAGGAATTAATTCATAATAGAATTTGTAATCTTAGCGAAGTGATCGGCTGTCGTGATGATATCATGGTTTACTTGATCTATCAGGGACTCGATCCATCTTTTGCTTTCAAAATTATGGAATCTGTCCGTAAAGGAAAAGGCTTAAGCGAAGAAATGGAAGCAGAAATGCGCAAAAATGAAGTACCTGAATGGTATATTGACTCTTGTAAAAAGATTAAGTATATGTTCCCGAAAGCACACGCAGCAGCGTATGTACTAATGGCTGTAAGGATTGCTTATTTTAAAGTCCATCTTCCGCTTATATATTATGCGGCATACTTTACGGTCCGTGCAGAGGATTTCGATATTGAAACCATGTCAAGAGGCGGAGAGGCGATTCGCGCAAAAATAGAAGAACTTAATGCAAAAGGTCTTGAGATTTCGAATAAAGAGAAAAACTTGTTAACTGTTCTTGAATTGGCACTTGAAATGACCGAAAGAGGTTTTGTCTTCCAAAATTATGATCTATATCATTCAGATGCATCAGACTTTATTATTGACGGAAATTCCTTGATTCCTCCGTTTAATTCCATCCCAGGTTTGGGAACAAATGCAGCCTATAATATCGTCAAGGCTAGAGGCGATGGTGAATTTTTATCAAAAGAAGATTTGCAGCAGCGTGGTAAAGTATCCAAAACTATTCTAGAATATTTGGATAAACAGGGTTGTTTAGCATCTCTCCCAGAGCAAAACCAGCTTTCTTTGTTTTAGGCTGGAATCCCGATAACCAAGCGCTTTTGCATTGGTTGCATTTGCATATATATTATGGTTATGGTATAGTTTTATTGGAAATACTAAGAAATACTCTCGTGTTCAAGAGTGGGGAAACCCACTCTTTCGTCTTTGTTATAAAGGTTTTTGATGAGTAATTTGATAAAACTTTCCGTGAACTACATAGAATATGGGTGAAATAGATAGAAAAGGAGGGAAAGCATGAGCAAAGTAACGGAAGTTGTAGAAGAACTGGCGACACCACTTTTTCAAGAGCTTGGTCTGGAATTAGTTGACATTGAATATGTAAAGGAAGGAAAAAGCTGGTTCCTTCGTGTATATATTGATAAAGATACAGGTGTGGATATTGAGGATTGCGGTTTAGTTAGTGAGCGGCTAAGTGAAAAACTCGATGAGATTGACCCGATTCCCCATAACTACTTTCTCGAAGTGTCATCTCCAGGTGCCGAACGTCCATTAAAAAAAGAAAAAGATTTCGAAAAGGCAATCGGCAAAAATGTCTTTATTAAAACCTATGAACCGATAAATGGAGAAAAAAGCTTCGAGGGAACCTTACTTGAATTTGATGGTCAACTTGTAAAAATTGAAATTAAGATTAAAACTCGCAAAAAAATAATTGACATTCCATTTGAAAAAGTGGCAAATGCACGACTTGCAGTTATTTTTTCGTAAGAGGAAAAAATAAAAATTGAAAAAGACTAGGGGGATACAAGGAAATGAGCAGCGAATTATTAGATGCTCTTACAATTCTGGAAAGAGAGAAAGGTATTTCCAGGGACATTTTAATTGATGCAATTGAGGCGGCACTGGTATCTGCATACCGCCGTAATTTTAATCAGGCACAAAATGTCCGCATCGACTTGAATTTACAAGCGGGCTCTATGCGTGTTTTTGCCAGAAAAGAAGTGGTTGATCAGGTATTTGACCCACGTCTTGAAATTTCTTTAGAAGATGCGGTGCGTATTAATCCGAATTATCAAGTAGAAGATGTTGTTGAAATGGAAGTAACGCCAAAAGACTTCGGACGGATTGCTGCGCAAACAGCTAAACAGGTCGTAACCCAACGTGTAAGAGAAGCGGAAAGAGGAATTATTTATTCTGAATTTATCGACCGTGAAGAAGATATCATGACAGGTATTGTCCAAAGGTTAGATTCTAAATTTATTTATGTCAGCCTTGGAAAAATTGAAGCTTTATTACCGGTTAATGAACAAATGCCTAATGAACGATATAAACCGCATGACCGTATCAAGGTATTTATAACAAAGGTTGAAAAAACAACAAAGGGTCCGCAAATATTCGTATCACGAACACATCCTGGATTATTAAAACGCTTATTTGAAATCGAAGTGCCGGAAATTTATGATGGAACAGTAGAAATTAAATCAGTGGCTCGTGAAGCAGGGGACCGTTCGAAGATTTCCGTTCATTCTGATAATCAAGAGGTTGACCCGGTTGGTTCCTGTGTTGGACCAAAAGGTACTCGCGTTCAAGCAGTTGTCAATGAATTAAAGGGTGAAAAAATTGACATTGTGAAATGGTCTGACGATCCCGTTGTTTTTGTCGCAAATTCATTGAGCCCTTCTAAAGTTCTAGATGTAATGGTGAACGAAAATGATAAAGCAACAACAGTGGTTGTCCCAGATTATCAACTTTCATTGGCAATCGGAAAACGAGGACAAAATGCCCGTCTTGCTGCGAAATTAACAGGTTGGAAAATTGACATTAAATCAGAAGCGGAAGCACGTGAACTAGGGATTTATCCACGTGAAGAACCGATTAGGCTGTTTGATGATCAGGTTGACACCGATTTTGAATATGAAGATGAGATAGACGATTAGGTGAGGTGAAACGTGTGAACAGTAGAAAAAAAGTTCCAATGCGCAAATGTGTGGCAACCGGTGAAATGAAACCGAAAAAAGAACTCGTTCGCATCGTTCGCTCTAAGGAAGGCGACATATCTATCGATTTGACTGGGAAAAAGTCCGGAAGAGGCGCCTACCTTTCAAGGGACAGAGAAGCAGTTTTACTAGCCAAGAAAAAAAACACCTTATCAAATCTTTTAGAGGTTTCGATTAATGATTCTATTTATGAAGAACTACTTGAGCTAATAGAGAAGGAGAACTGACCATCCAACATGAAACAAAATCAATGGATGTCATTACTTGGCTTGGCCAATCGAGCGCGTAAAATCATATCAGGTGAAGAGCTTGCCGTTAAAGAAATACGGAACGGAAAAGCAAAGCTCGTTTTATTAGCCGCAGATGCATCTGACAATACGACTAAAAAAATTTCAGATAAATGTAATTCCTATCAAGTTCCATTAAAAAGGGTGGAAGATCGTTATCTTCTAGGTCAAGCAATTGGCAAAGAGGCCCGCGTGGTGGTAGCTGTTTTGGATGATGGATTTGCAAAAAAACTGGTAACGTTGCTCGATTAAATCTAGCGGGGGTGAAATAATAAGTGAGTAAAATCCGTGTTTATGAATACGCAAAGAAACACAATATATCCAGTAAAGAAATTATCAATAAATTAAAAGAAATGAATATAGAGGTCTCCAATCATATGGCAACAATAGAAGATGCTGATATTAAGAAACTCGATGCAGCCTATAATAAAAAAGAAACAAATC belongs to Neobacillus sp. OS1-2 and includes:
- the nusA gene encoding transcription termination factor NusA — protein: MSSELLDALTILEREKGISRDILIDAIEAALVSAYRRNFNQAQNVRIDLNLQAGSMRVFARKEVVDQVFDPRLEISLEDAVRINPNYQVEDVVEMEVTPKDFGRIAAQTAKQVVTQRVREAERGIIYSEFIDREEDIMTGIVQRLDSKFIYVSLGKIEALLPVNEQMPNERYKPHDRIKVFITKVEKTTKGPQIFVSRTHPGLLKRLFEIEVPEIYDGTVEIKSVAREAGDRSKISVHSDNQEVDPVGSCVGPKGTRVQAVVNELKGEKIDIVKWSDDPVVFVANSLSPSKVLDVMVNENDKATTVVVPDYQLSLAIGKRGQNARLAAKLTGWKIDIKSEAEARELGIYPREEPIRLFDDQVDTDFEYEDEIDD
- a CDS encoding YlxQ family RNA-binding protein; the encoded protein is MKQNQWMSLLGLANRARKIISGEELAVKEIRNGKAKLVLLAADASDNTTKKISDKCNSYQVPLKRVEDRYLLGQAIGKEARVVVAVLDDGFAKKLVTLLD
- the rimP gene encoding ribosome maturation factor RimP, with translation MSKVTEVVEELATPLFQELGLELVDIEYVKEGKSWFLRVYIDKDTGVDIEDCGLVSERLSEKLDEIDPIPHNYFLEVSSPGAERPLKKEKDFEKAIGKNVFIKTYEPINGEKSFEGTLLEFDGQLVKIEIKIKTRKKIIDIPFEKVANARLAVIFS
- the rnpM gene encoding RNase P modulator RnpM, with translation MNSRKKVPMRKCVATGEMKPKKELVRIVRSKEGDISIDLTGKKSGRGAYLSRDREAVLLAKKKNTLSNLLEVSINDSIYEELLELIEKEN